One genomic region from Salvia hispanica cultivar TCC Black 2014 chromosome 2, UniMelb_Shisp_WGS_1.0, whole genome shotgun sequence encodes:
- the LOC125207558 gene encoding uncharacterized protein LOC125207558, translating to MDLFQGMEAENFLFESLHPGMVIASAVAYNVYDEPDKSFMQGETSMSNALLEDCLFKISCLHMDYDTYMAHRGFNRIEKSNTLEMKHFDSDNSTALVEKIDYTVKDWLEMKLLKSENHVDYYTDLGLPTRWWDYIESDFKSIFGPTISGIRVLHCHGKCHGNLSNGIAISISEQDESVTGVLFGLEKQTENLSFEALCSRQSDDIKDLIHLIKYATTYPFIRSDPERQPPSPPSTVQVLCLQQLEDRISSIQLSPECSSCTLGSKSSIILEEG from the exons ATGGATTTGTTCCAAGGAATGGAAGCAGAGAATTTTTTGTTCGAGAGTTTACATCCGGGAATGGTGATAGCTTCAGCGGTAGCATATAATGTATATGATGAGCCGGATAAATCTTTCATGCAAGGCGAGACTTCCATGTCCAATGCCTTATTAGAAGATTGTCTTTTCAAGATAAGCTGCTTACACATGGACTATGATACTTATATGGCTCATAGAGGATTCAATAGAATCGAGAAATCGAATACCTTGGAGATGAAGCACTTTGACTCAGATAACTCCACTGCACTAGTTGAAAAAATAGACTATACAGTCAAGGACTGGCTAGAAATGAAGTTATTAAAGTCCGAGAACCATGTTGATTACTATACTGATTTAGGACTTCCCACGCGCTGGTGGGATTATATTGAATCAGATTTTAAGAGTATTTTTGGTCCCACAATTTCTGGCATTAGAGTCCTTCACTGCCATGGTAAATGTCATGGCAATCTCTCGAATGGAATTGCCATCAGTATCTCAGAACAAGATGAATCTGTGACGGGCGTACTATTCGGCTTGGAAAAGCAAACTGAAAATCTCTCGTTCGAAGCTCTATGCAGCCGGCAAAGTGATGACATCAAAGATCTTATACACTTAATCAAGTATGCCACAACGTATCCGTTCATACGATCAGATCCCGAACGTCAACCTCCTTCCCCTCCAAGCACTGTACAAGTGTTATGCCTACAACAACTGGAAGATAG gatttcttcaattcaattgagcCCTGAATGTTCATCGTGCACATTGGGATCTAAATCCAGTATTATTTTGGAGGAAGGGTga
- the LOC125204900 gene encoding corepressor interacting with RBPJ 1, producing the protein MGNSVGSVFSGVGQIVGNIFGHPLDFLSGKACNSVCAPTWDFICYIENFCVAQLLKFVMVAILAYFVLLFFYLLFSLGICQCICRTICRVIWCFFSSYFSAVHCCCSYFCLKLQSLKQNRRRRRRQRRDIEAPSSSSSSSSSSSSSSSSGGADEGGEMSTFGPRRNVECKRSELSKRKRYKEDHMKRSLRANSHRAGVEVSGNSRRLSRMKNVDDHIRVTRNSKFARKGSRHGARPHRGRPSPMLESRVTE; encoded by the exons ATGGGGAATTCAGTTGGTTCGGTATTCTCTGGAGTTGGACAAATTGTTGGAAATATTTTCGGCCATCCTCTTGATTTCCTCTCTGGAAAAGCTTGCAA CTCAGTATGTGCACCAACATGGGATTTCATCTGTTACATCGAAAACTTCTGCGTGGCACAGTTGTTGAAGTTTGTGATGGTGGCAATCTTGGCCTACTTTG TGCTcttgttcttttatttattgttcaGCTTGGGAATCTGCCAATGCATTTGCCGCACGATTTGTCGCGTTATATGGTGCTTTTTCTCTAGCTATTTCTCGGCTGTACACTGCTGTTGCTCCTATTTCTGCCTCAAGCTTCAATCTTTGAAGCAGAATCGtaggcggaggcggaggcaGAGGCGAGACATTGAAGCACCAAGCAgcagtagtagtagtagtagcagcagcagcagtagtagtagtagtggtGGTGCGGATGAAGGTGGAGAAATGTCGACATTTGGGCCGCGTAGGAACGTGGAGTGTAAAAGATCGGAGTTGAGTAAGAGGAAGAGGTACAAAGAGGACCATATGAAGAGATCTTTGAGGGCTAATTCTCATCGAGCTGGCGTTGAGGTTTCTGGGAATTCTCGTCGTTTGAGTAGGATGAAGAATGTTGATGATCATATTCGAGTGACTAGGAATTCGAAATTCGCCCGCAAGGGGTCGAGGCATGGGGCTAGGCCTCATCGCGGGAGGCCTAGCCCTATGTTGGAAAGTAGAGTGACTGAGTGA